The Bdellovibrionales bacterium genome has a window encoding:
- a CDS encoding ATP-binding cassette domain-containing protein: MIHLSQISKSYGGKTLYKNGSFQLNPGDKVGLVGPNGAGKTTIFRIITGEERVDDGHVSRPAKTVVGYFSQNNEEMGGKTVIGEVMSAAGNISEVAARLKVLEEKLAEPMDDDAMAKTLEEYGEVQADFERLGGYDLEPRAREILGGLGFSKHEQDMPTENFSGGWKMRIALAKILTLNPDVLLIDEPTNHLDLESIIWLEEWLKNFKGAILMTSHDRDFMNRLVTRIVEVANKTITVYGGNYDFYERERATRLEQLIAASKRQEDMLAKEKDFIARFAARASHAAQVQSRVKKLEKIDIIEIPEEESVIHFEWPTPPRGGDEVLKIENLSKVYPPRGEEPGPKTVFKNATALVKRQDRVAVVGVNGAGKSTLMKIITGQIKPTEGVCTVGANVEVGYFSQSSLDILDPQSTAFEEIQKRIPTAGVGFIKSLLGALKFSGDDVEKKVSILSGGEKSRIVLATILARPVNFLVLDEPTNHLDIASREVLLDAVKNFPGTVMIVSHDRHFLREVTTRVFELDKNELHVVDGSWEYYLEKRGNHLIKSRLG, translated from the coding sequence GTGATTCATCTCTCTCAAATCTCCAAATCTTATGGTGGAAAGACACTTTACAAAAACGGAAGTTTCCAGCTCAATCCCGGTGATAAAGTCGGACTCGTAGGTCCTAACGGAGCTGGTAAAACAACTATTTTTCGAATCATTACCGGCGAAGAGCGCGTCGACGATGGTCACGTTTCTCGCCCCGCTAAAACGGTTGTCGGTTACTTCTCTCAGAATAACGAGGAGATGGGTGGAAAAACTGTTATCGGTGAAGTGATGTCCGCTGCGGGTAACATTAGCGAAGTCGCCGCTCGCCTTAAGGTTCTCGAAGAAAAACTAGCCGAACCTATGGATGATGATGCTATGGCGAAAACTCTGGAGGAGTATGGAGAAGTCCAAGCGGACTTTGAGCGCCTTGGAGGCTATGATTTGGAACCTCGCGCTCGCGAAATCTTAGGTGGTTTGGGATTTTCAAAGCACGAGCAAGATATGCCGACCGAGAACTTTAGCGGCGGGTGGAAAATGAGAATCGCGCTGGCGAAAATTTTAACGCTAAATCCTGATGTGCTCTTGATTGATGAACCGACGAATCATTTGGACTTAGAATCCATTATCTGGCTCGAAGAATGGCTCAAAAATTTTAAAGGTGCTATTCTCATGACAAGTCACGATCGCGATTTTATGAATCGACTTGTCACTCGCATCGTTGAGGTCGCAAATAAGACAATTACGGTATATGGCGGAAACTATGACTTTTACGAAAGAGAGCGAGCCACGCGCCTAGAGCAACTCATTGCGGCCTCGAAACGCCAAGAGGACATGCTTGCAAAAGAGAAGGATTTTATTGCGCGTTTCGCCGCCCGCGCCTCGCATGCGGCTCAGGTTCAGTCGCGAGTTAAAAAATTAGAAAAAATCGATATTATTGAAATTCCCGAGGAAGAATCGGTGATTCACTTCGAGTGGCCCACTCCCCCCCGTGGTGGTGATGAAGTCCTCAAGATTGAAAACTTATCCAAAGTCTATCCTCCAAGGGGTGAGGAGCCTGGACCTAAAACGGTGTTTAAAAATGCGACCGCTTTAGTGAAGCGACAGGATCGCGTGGCCGTCGTTGGCGTCAACGGGGCTGGTAAATCGACGTTGATGAAAATCATCACCGGGCAGATAAAGCCGACGGAAGGAGTCTGTACCGTCGGTGCGAATGTCGAAGTCGGCTACTTTAGCCAAAGCTCTCTGGATATTCTGGATCCACAAAGCACCGCTTTCGAAGAGATTCAAAAAAGAATTCCGACGGCCGGTGTTGGCTTCATCAAAAGTTTATTGGGCGCCCTCAAATTTAGTGGAGATGATGTCGAGAAGAAAGTCAGCATCCTCTCGGGGGGAGAAAAAAGCCGAATCGTCCTTGCCACAATATTAGCACGACCGGTCAACTTCTTAGTTCTCGATGAACCGACCAATCACTTAGATATTGCCTCTCGTGAAGTCCTCTTAGATGCCGTTAAAAACTTTCCCGGCACCGTGATGATCGTAAGTCACGATCGACATTTTCTTCGCGAAGTCACCACTCGCGTTTTTGAGTTAGATAAGAACGAACTTCATGTGGTCGATGGCAGCTGGGAGTATTACCTTGAAAAACGCGGTAATCATTTAATTAAGAGTAGGCTGGGATAA
- a CDS encoding acyl-CoA thioesterase, which produces MNLYFRLFKIIVLNLFAQKQDDVHAVCKDQFRCWPLDMDINLHMNNGRYLTIMDLGRFSIMMKLGLFWMSVRKGWLPVVASVSIDFKKSLGPLQKYTLETRLKSMDDKWFYFEQTFKVKNVVYAIGTVKAALIYRKKVLSPQYVLQTWEQNR; this is translated from the coding sequence ATGAATCTCTACTTCCGGTTATTTAAAATTATAGTATTGAATCTCTTTGCCCAGAAACAGGACGACGTCCATGCCGTCTGTAAAGATCAATTTCGCTGTTGGCCCTTAGATATGGACATAAACTTACACATGAACAATGGTCGTTATCTTACGATCATGGATCTTGGGCGCTTTTCGATCATGATGAAACTCGGGCTCTTTTGGATGAGTGTTCGCAAAGGATGGCTTCCGGTGGTGGCTTCTGTCAGCATCGACTTTAAAAAATCGCTCGGTCCGTTACAAAAATATACTTTGGAAACCCGACTTAAAAGCATGGACGATAAGTGGTTCTATTTCGAGCAAACCTTTAAAGTCAAAAACGTCGTTTACGCCATTGGAACCGTAAAAGCCGCTTTAATATATCGAAAGAAAGTCTTGTCGCCCCAATACGTCTTGCAAACTTGGGAGCAAAATCGATGA
- the greB gene encoding transcription elongation factor GreB — translation MSETNYITPEGFEKLRFEYTELLNNERPKLVEVIAWAASNGDRSENADYIYGKRRLRQIDSRLHFLQGRLESAQVIDPKTLKGDKVIFGATITYADEDGVEHSYQIVGQDEFDIEQKKISWKSPLAAALLGKKIGDEVLIKKPNGNETVEIVKIEFK, via the coding sequence ATGAGTGAAACGAATTATATCACTCCAGAGGGATTTGAAAAACTTCGGTTCGAGTATACCGAGCTGCTGAATAACGAAAGACCGAAACTTGTCGAAGTGATTGCCTGGGCGGCGAGCAATGGCGACCGCAGCGAGAACGCAGACTATATCTATGGAAAACGTCGACTACGTCAAATCGATTCTCGATTACATTTTCTCCAAGGTCGACTGGAGTCGGCTCAAGTGATTGATCCTAAGACCCTTAAAGGGGACAAAGTGATATTCGGTGCCACTATTACGTATGCGGACGAAGATGGAGTTGAACACTCCTACCAGATTGTCGGGCAAGACGAGTTCGACATCGAGCAGAAGAAAATCTCTTGGAAATCCCCACTTGCCGCCGCCCTGCTGGGTAAAAAAATAGGTGACGAAGTCCTTATTAAGAAACCTAACGGAAATGAAACCGTCGAAATAGTAAAGATCGAATTCAAATAA
- a CDS encoding DNA starvation/stationary phase protection protein, protein MKMNIGIPEKERKQIAKGLSTLLADSYTLYLKTHNFHWNVMGPMFNTLHVMFEQQYTELHTAVDEIAERIRSLGELAPGSYTEFGKLTNIKESHGAVAAEEMIAQLLAGHETVAKTARSIFPAAEKGNDEASLDLLTSRIQLHEKTAWMLRSMLSDENAK, encoded by the coding sequence ATGAAAATGAATATTGGCATTCCAGAAAAGGAACGCAAACAAATTGCAAAAGGTTTATCGACCCTACTGGCTGACTCTTACACCCTTTACTTGAAGACTCACAACTTCCATTGGAATGTGATGGGCCCCATGTTCAATACTTTGCACGTAATGTTCGAACAGCAGTACACAGAGCTCCACACGGCCGTGGACGAAATCGCCGAACGCATCCGCTCTTTAGGTGAGCTTGCACCAGGTTCATATACAGAGTTTGGTAAACTCACGAATATCAAAGAGTCTCATGGCGCAGTTGCCGCCGAAGAAATGATTGCACAGCTCCTCGCGGGACATGAGACCGTCGCCAAAACGGCGCGCTCGATCTTTCCTGCCGCCGAAAAGGGAAATGACGAAGCCTCACTAGATCTACTCACTTCCCGTATTCAGCTTCACGAAAAGACAGCTTGGATGCTCAGATCCATGCTTTCAGACGAAAACGCAAAGTAG
- a CDS encoding apolipoprotein A1/A4/E family protein, translating to MKHFFFVVVATFCISLFADETIGQKTGKAIDNTLAKKDAVQKDLQDSMDLISKDIEALKAKVATSSGNAKASLEEKIHALDSKKQDLNAQLSKLKSTSGKAWQDMKDGMSKSIQELRLAYEKAKKNFSEQ from the coding sequence ATGAAACACTTTTTTTTCGTTGTTGTTGCCACGTTCTGCATCTCTCTTTTTGCCGATGAGACGATTGGACAAAAAACCGGTAAAGCCATTGACAATACTTTGGCTAAAAAAGATGCCGTTCAAAAAGATTTGCAAGACTCTATGGATTTGATTTCCAAAGATATTGAAGCTCTCAAAGCGAAAGTTGCGACATCTTCCGGAAATGCAAAAGCAAGCCTGGAGGAAAAGATTCATGCCTTGGATTCAAAAAAGCAGGATCTCAACGCTCAACTGAGCAAACTTAAAAGCACTTCAGGTAAGGCATGGCAAGATATGAAGGACGGAATGTCCAAATCGATCCAAGAGCTGAGATTGGCTTACGAAAAGGCTAAAAAGAATTTTAGCGAGCAGTAA